In Geotalea uraniireducens, one genomic interval encodes:
- a CDS encoding Ku protein — MAGTSIWKGAIRFGALEVPVKLHAAVKEERLQFHLLHKRDLRRLHQQLICTYEKIPVPVAAQTKGFEVEEGKYLLIDPAELDELSPESSRQIEVHEFVGAGQLAPQFLDHVYYLEPDSELPGYRELAAALAALAVAGICSWTMRKHSYLGALQASGPLLRLTTLRYADELIAVASLGLAEISVNEKELEIGCQLINQLTAPFRPEKFVDEHQQKLRALIEQKARGEKITVLRPRLLEPTAPDQLLQALEASLQKVA, encoded by the coding sequence ATGGCGGGAACGTCGATCTGGAAGGGGGCCATCCGGTTCGGGGCGCTGGAGGTCCCGGTGAAGTTGCATGCGGCGGTGAAGGAGGAGCGGCTCCAGTTTCACCTGCTGCACAAACGGGATCTGCGCCGATTGCATCAGCAATTGATCTGTACCTACGAGAAAATACCGGTGCCGGTGGCGGCCCAGACCAAGGGGTTCGAGGTCGAAGAGGGTAAGTACCTGCTTATCGACCCGGCGGAGCTGGATGAGCTGTCTCCCGAGAGCAGCCGGCAGATCGAGGTCCACGAGTTTGTCGGCGCCGGGCAGCTTGCGCCGCAGTTCCTCGACCACGTCTACTACCTGGAGCCGGATTCGGAGCTGCCCGGCTACCGGGAACTGGCGGCGGCGCTGGCCGCGCTGGCGGTGGCGGGAATCTGCAGCTGGACCATGCGCAAGCATTCCTATCTCGGGGCGCTTCAGGCGAGCGGGCCGCTCTTGCGGCTCACCACCCTTCGTTATGCCGATGAACTGATCGCCGTGGCGTCGCTCGGGCTGGCAGAGATCTCGGTCAATGAAAAGGAACTGGAGATCGGCTGCCAGCTGATCAATCAGCTGACGGCACCGTTCCGGCCGGAAAAGTTCGTCGATGAGCATCAACAAAAACTGCGGGCGCTGATCGAACAGAAGGCCCGCGGCGAAAAGATTACCGTTTTGCGCCCCCGGCTGCTGGAGCCGACGGCGCCGGACCAGCTGCTGCAGGCACTGGAAGCCAGTCTGCAGAAGGTCGCCTGA
- a CDS encoding Ku protein, with translation MAPQGIWSGTVSFSLVAIPVQLVRAVSPGRISFRLLHDADYAPLARQMFCPEREEAAVPAEEIARGYEIAPDRYIPLTDEELASVTPERSRTIEIVEFIDLAELDPLYFDHPYYLVPLKGGEKSYRLLAEVLQRTNRAGLAKFVLVEREYLVAVTGHGGALTVTTLHYPGEILPAAGSAPREAVSDAKLQERMQEAIARLTTDFAPGKYADERREKLLALLRRKAAEQAPVTAPVSGEEEAEGPPDLVTALEEAMRDMKRVR, from the coding sequence ATGGCCCCACAGGGAATCTGGAGTGGCACAGTCAGTTTCAGTCTGGTGGCGATTCCGGTGCAGCTGGTCAGGGCGGTCTCCCCCGGCCGGATTTCGTTTCGCCTGCTGCACGACGCCGATTATGCGCCCTTGGCGCGGCAGATGTTCTGCCCGGAGCGGGAAGAAGCTGCGGTCCCCGCGGAGGAGATCGCCAGAGGGTACGAAATTGCCCCTGACCGCTACATCCCGCTCACCGACGAGGAACTGGCGTCGGTCACCCCCGAACGGAGCCGTACCATCGAAATCGTCGAGTTCATCGACCTGGCCGAGCTGGACCCGCTCTATTTCGATCACCCTTATTATCTCGTCCCGCTGAAGGGGGGCGAAAAGTCCTACCGGCTGCTGGCCGAGGTGCTGCAGCGGACCAACCGGGCCGGGCTGGCGAAATTCGTCCTTGTCGAGCGAGAGTATCTGGTGGCGGTTACCGGCCACGGCGGCGCGCTGACTGTCACTACCCTCCATTATCCCGGCGAGATCCTGCCGGCGGCCGGGTCGGCGCCCCGCGAGGCGGTGAGCGATGCGAAACTGCAGGAGCGGATGCAGGAGGCCATCGCCCGGCTGACGACCGACTTCGCGCCGGGAAAATACGCGGACGAGCGGCGGGAGAAACTCCTGGCGCTTTTGCGACGGAAGGCGGCGGAACAGGCGCCGGTGACCGCGCCGGTCAGCGGTGAAGAGGAGGCTGAAGGGCCGCCCGATCTGGTTACGGCGCTGGAGGAAGCGATGCGCGACATGAAGAGGGTCCGGTGA
- the ligD gene encoding non-homologous end-joining DNA ligase, translating into MSRQFVEIAGRRLSLSNLEKTLYPAAGFTKAHVLEYYRRLAAFIIPHLRDRALTLKRYPDGVAEEFFFEKRCPPHHPEWVATAEVGGAGGERLTACLVNDPATLIWVANLACLELHVPLARVGSPETPDSLVFDLDPGDGADVLDCARLALLLRELLARLGLVGWVKTSGQKGLHLFVPLNRPEATFAATRTFSKTVAEILQKHYPELVTAKMAKEQRQGRVFINWSQNDPTKTMIAVYSLRAREEPFVATPLTWRELETLAKEGNPARFLFSPAAVMRRVGGEGDLFGEMLVKQQKLPHL; encoded by the coding sequence GTGAGCCGGCAGTTCGTCGAGATCGCCGGTCGACGGCTGTCGCTCTCCAATCTGGAGAAGACGCTCTATCCTGCTGCCGGCTTTACCAAGGCGCATGTTCTGGAATATTACCGCCGGTTGGCGGCGTTCATCATCCCCCATCTGCGCGACCGGGCGCTGACCCTGAAACGCTATCCGGACGGGGTGGCGGAGGAGTTCTTCTTCGAGAAGCGCTGCCCGCCCCACCACCCGGAGTGGGTGGCGACGGCCGAGGTCGGCGGCGCTGGCGGCGAGCGGCTGACGGCCTGTCTGGTCAACGACCCGGCAACGCTGATCTGGGTGGCGAACCTCGCCTGTCTCGAACTCCACGTCCCGCTGGCCCGGGTCGGCTCGCCCGAGACGCCCGATTCCCTGGTCTTCGACCTGGACCCGGGCGATGGGGCGGATGTCCTGGACTGCGCCCGGTTAGCGCTGCTCCTGCGCGAACTCCTTGCCCGGCTGGGACTTGTCGGCTGGGTGAAGACCTCAGGGCAGAAAGGGCTGCACCTGTTCGTCCCGCTGAACCGGCCGGAGGCGACCTTTGCCGCGACCCGGACCTTTTCGAAGACGGTGGCGGAAATCCTGCAGAAACATTATCCGGAGCTGGTCACCGCCAAAATGGCCAAGGAGCAGCGGCAGGGGCGGGTGTTCATCAACTGGTCGCAGAACGATCCGACGAAGACGATGATCGCGGTCTATTCGCTGCGCGCCCGGGAAGAACCATTTGTCGCCACGCCGCTGACCTGGCGGGAGCTGGAGACGCTGGCAAAGGAGGGGAACCCGGCCCGCTTCCTCTTCAGCCCGGCGGCGGTGATGCGGCGCGTCGGGGGTGAGGGGGACCTGTTCGGCGAGATGTTGGTGAAACAGCAAAAACTGCCGCATCTTTGA